ACCTGACCTTCGCCCGCGACGAGTTCGACGCGCAGGTGCCGAACAGCATCCCGTTCGACGAGGAAGTCGTCGTGGTCGTCTCCGGCGTCGTGGAGATCGCCCTCGGCGCGGCGCTCATGGCGGTGCCCCGCCACCGCCGGCTGATCGGCCTGGTGGCGGCCGCGTTCTTCGTCGCCGTCTTCCCGGGCAACGTCTCGCAGTACCTCAACGGCGTGGACGCGTTCGGGCTCGACAGCGACCGGGCCCGCCTCGTCCGCTTGTTCTTCCAGCCGGTGCTCGTGGTGTGGGCCCTGTGGTCGACCGACGCGCTCGAGCTGGTCAGAGAACGCCGGCGACGCGGAACTGCACGCTGATCCTGGGCCCGACCGCACGCGCCGTCTTGAGGATCGCGTGCTCCCACGTGCGCTGGCAACTGCCGCCCATGACAGAGAGGTCGCCGTGGCCGAGGCTGAATCCGGTCTGCGGACCTCCCCCGGCGGGCCGCAGGCTGAGCTTGCGCTCGGCCCCCAGGGACAGGATGGCCACCATGGTGTCCTCGGTGCGGCTGCGGCCGATGCGGTCGCCGTGCCAGGCCACCGAGTCGTTGCCGTCGCGGTAGAAGCACAGTCCGGCCGTGACGAAGGGCTCGCCGAGCTCGTCGGCATAGTGCGCCGAGAGCGCGTCGCGCGCCTCCTCCAGCGCGGGATGCGGCAGCGGGCGGCGCGGTCCGTAGAAGCAGAGCAGCCGCGGCACGTCGACGACGCGCTCGTACATCTCGCGGCGTTCCTCGCGCCACGGCACCTCCGTCCGCAGCGTCTCGAACAGCTCATCAGAGCCGCTCACCCACCCGGGCAGCGTGTCGACCCAGGCCCCTTCGGAGAGCGGGTGGCGCTGCACGCGATCGAGCGCGCCGACGCGCACGCCGGCGTCACCGTCGAGCAGGGAGCCTTGGAACCACATGCCTGTAGATTACGCCGCTTTCCCGAACATGTGTTCACGTCGGGCGGCGTGTCATGCGTGGACGGCGCCCCAGAAGGCCTCGAGGTACTCGGGCGGCTCGGGCGTGCCCATCCCCTGCCTCGTCAGCAGCACACCGCCCACGCCGGAGACCGGGTCGACCCACAGGCTCGTGCCGGTGCCGCCGTCCCAGCCGAAGCGGCCGGGATGCGAGCCCGGGTACCGCGCGTCGAGGTCCAGTCCGACACCCAGGCCCCAGCTGAGGTTCGGCTCCAGGAACTCGCGGGCCATGGAGTTCGCGGGCTGGGCCACGGAGTCGGTGGTCAGTGCCGCGAACGATGCCCGCGAGATCACCCGTCCGCGCGGTCCTCGGCCTTCGCGCAGGAGCATCTGCACGAACTTCGCGAGGTCGCCGGCGGTCGAGAGCAGCCCCGTGGCACCCGATCGGAAGACCGGGACGTTCATCAGCCTCGGATCGCCGGTGGGAGCCACCTCGACGAAGTCGCCCCGCCGGTTCGGGAACCAGGCGGACGGCACCCGGTCGACGTCCTTCATGTCCACCGCGTAGCCCGTGTCGTCCATGTCGAGCGGCGCGAAGACCTTGTCCCGCAGCAGGAGATCGAGCCGCCGCCGGGTGGCTCGCTCGATCAGCACCGTGAGGACGTCGTAGGAGTACTGGTACATCCAGCCCTCGCCGGGCTGGTGCGCCATCGGCAGCGAGCCCGCGAGCTGGGCCCAGCGGTCGGGGCGCACCACGGGCGGCTCCCAGCCCGAGCCCAGCTCGCGGGCGTCGAACTCCCGCGCGAGCGGGTCGTCCGGTGCCGCCTTCATGTCCCAGCCGAGACCCGAGCCCATCGCCAGCACGTCGTGGACGGTGGTCGGCCGGGAGGCCGGGACGGTGTCGGAGAGCGAACCACCACGCTCGCGCAGGACACGACGATCGGCGAACTCCGGCAGCCAGGCGTCGATCGGGTCGTCGAGGGCGAAGACCCGATCGTCCACGAGCCGCAGGGCCAGCACGGCGACGATCGGCTTCGTGATCGAGGCGATGCGGAAGACGGTGTCGTGACCCAGGGGTCCCGCGGACCCGATCTGAACGGTCTGGCGCGGGCCGGCGACCGTGGCCCAGGTGAGGCCCGGAACGGCCATGCGGGTGGCGACGTCGCGCATGGTCGCGGCGACCCGGTCGGTGCTCACCAGCGCCTCAGGCGTCCAGCACGCCGGTGCGCGAGATGATGACGGGCTCGCTGGACCACGGGAAGTTGATCCACTTGTCCGTGCGGCGCCAGGCGTAGTCGGGCGCGAGGATCGTGCGGGGCTTCTCGTAGATGACCGCGGAGCGCACCTCGCCCGCGTGCTCGGAGCACACGCGCGCCACGAGCTCGAGGGTCTTGCCACTGTCGGCGACGTCGTCGACCACCAGCACCGACAGGTCGTTCAGCTCGGCGAGATCGAGGAACGGCGGCAGGAGCGTGGGCTCGTCGCGCGTGGTCCCGACGCCGGTGTAGAACTCCACGTTCATGGTGAACAGGTTCTTGCAGTCCAGCGCGTAGGCCACGGAGCCGGCCGGGATCAGCCCGCCGCGGGCGATGCCCAGGACGATGTCGGGCGCGAAGCCGGAGTCGGCCACCGCCTGCGCCAGCTCGCGGACCGCCGTGCCGTAGGTGTGCCAGGTCAGGATCTCGCGGTCGTCCATGCGCCCATCGTGGCACGATGGCGGACATGGACGTCACCCGTTTCGGGCACGCCGCCGTCCTCGTCGAGGCCGCCGGGTCCCGCACCCTCATCGACCCGGGTGCCTTCAGCCTCCCGGCCACCTTCGCCCTGACGGATCTCGACGCGGTCGTGGTGACACACCAGCACGCCGATCACGTCGACCGCGACCGGATCGGCGATCTCGTCGCGGCCAACCCGCGGGCGCGACTGCTGGCGGAGCCCGAGACGGCCGCCGAGCTCGACGGCTTCGAGCCCACGGGCGCCGGCGCGTCCTTCGAGGTCGGCGGAGTCACCCTCACCGGCGTGGGTTCGCGGCACGCCGAGATCCTGCCCTCGCTCCCCCGCGTCGGGAACGTCGGCGTCCTCGTCACGGCCGACGGCGAGCCGACGCTCTTCCACCCCGGCGACACGTACGAGTACCGGCCGAGCGGCGTCGACGTCCTCGCGCTGCCCCTGTCGGCGCCGTGGGCCAAGGTCAGCGAGACCGTGGAGTTCCTGCGCGCCGTGGCGCCCCGCACCGCCTTCCCCATCCACGACTGCACGATCTCCGAGATCGCCTACGCGATCTACTGGACCCACGTGGAGAGCCACGGTGGCGTCGATGACCTCCAGCGGCTCGCCCAGGACGGGTCGCTCGCCCACTGACGGTGCGGTGTCGACACTCACAGCGTCGAGGCTGGCTTTATCTCACAACTGATATACGCTGGAGCATATGACCCAGAGCGACTCCTACCTCGCCCGGATCGGCACCCTGATTCGCGACGCGCGCCAGCACTCCGGCCTCACCCAGGCACAGCTGGCCACCGAGCTCAAGACCAGCCAGAGCGCCATCAACCGCATCGAGAAGGGCCAGCAGAACCTCACGCTGGACACCCTGGCCCGCATCGGGTCGGCCCTGGACTCCGAGCTCGTGAGCGTCGCACCCGTCGCCGGCCCGAGCCACCTGCGGGTCAAGGGCGGCACCACGCTCTCCGGCAGCATCGACGTCAAGTCGAGCAAGAACGCCGGCGTCGCGCTGCTGTGCGCGGCCCTGCTGAACACCGGCACCACGGTCCTGCGCAAGGTCGCCCGGATCGAGGAGGTCAACCGCCTGCTCGAGGTGCTGGAGTCGATCGGCGTCCGCACCACGTGGCTCAACGAGCAGAACGACCTCCAGCTCGTCGTCCCCGAGCGGCTCGACCTCGCCCGGATGGACGCCGACGCGGCCCGCCGCACCCGCAGCATCATCATGTTCCTCGGCCCGCTGATGCACCGGGTCGACGAGTTCGAGCTGCCCTACGCGGGCGGCTGCGACCTCGGCACGCGCACCGTCGAGCCACACATGACCGCCCTGCGGCCGTTCGGTCTCAAGGTCCTGGCCACCGAGGGCAGCTACCACGCCTCCGCCGCGCGGGGCGTCTCCCCCGAGCGCCCGATCGTGCTGACCGAGCGCGGCGACACCGTCACCGAGAACGCCCTGCTGGCCGCGGCGCGCAACGAGGGCACCACCGTCATCCGCAACGCGAGCCCGAACTACATGGTCCAGGACCTGTGCTTCTTCCTGGAGAAGCTCGGTGTCCAGATCGAGGGCATCGGCACCACCACACTGCGCGTCACCGGCAAGCGCGACATCCGCGGCGACGTCGAGTACGCGCCCAGCGAGGACCCGATCGAGGCGATGAGCCTGATCACCGCCGCGATCGTCACCGGCTCGGAGATCACCGTCCGGCGCGTCCCGATCGAGTTCATGGAGATCGAGCTCGCCCTGCTCGAGGAGATGGGCTTCGCCTACGACCGCTCGGAGGAGTACCTCGCCGAGAACGGCCAGACGCGGCTCGTCGACATCACCACGTACCCGTCCACCCTGCGGGCGCCGATCGACAAGATCCACCCGATGCCGTTCCCCGGCCTCAACATCGACAACCTGCCCTTCTTCGCCGTCATCGCGGCGACGGCCGAGGGCCAGACGATGCTGCACGACTGGGTCTACGAGAACCGCGCGATCTACCTGACCGAGCTGAACAAGCTCGGCGGCAAGGTCAAGCTGCTCGACCCGCACCGCGTGCTGATCGACGGGCCCACGCACTGGAGCGGCGCCGAGCTGGTGTGCCCGCCCGCGCTGCGACCCGCGGTCGTCATCCTCATCGCGATGCTCGCCGCCAAGGGCACGTCGGTGCTGCGCAGCGTCTACGTGATCAACCGCGGCTACGAGGACCTGGCCCTGCGACTCAACGCCCTCGGCGCCGAGATCGAGACCTTCCGCGACATCTGACGGTTCCACGCACCTGCCTCCCCCGCCCTCACGGGTGCCCTAGGTTGGTCGCGTGAGGACACCGCCGTACCTCGAGCCGGCCCCGCCGATCGCCTTCGCGCACCGCGGGGGCGCCACCGTCGAGGAGAACCTCGGGATCGAGAACTCGCTCGCCGCGTTCACCCACGCCTACGACCTGGGCTACCGCTACATGGAGACCGACGTACGCTGCAGCCGCGACGGTGTCGTGTACGCGTGCCACGACGCGAAGCTGGACCGGCTGCTCGGCCGGGACACCGCCATCGCCGAGCTGACGTCGGCCGAGATCGACGAGGCCCTGCTCGGCGACCGCGAGCCGATCGTGCGTCTGCAGACCCTCGTCGAGGCGCTCCCCGAGGCCCGCTGGAACATCGACGTCAAGGCCGACGACGCCGTGGACGCCACCACCGACCTCGTCGAGCGGCTCGACATCCTCGACCGCATCTGCCTCGCCTCGTTCTCCCACGCACGCCTCGTGCGGATGCGGGCCCGACTCCCCCGGGTCGTCACGTCGGCGTCCTCGCGGGAGGTCGCCCAGATGGTGCTGACCGGACGCGTTCCGGCGGCCCCGCTGATCTTCCAGGTGCCGGTCCGTCACGGCCGCGCCCGCGTCATGACACCCCGATTCCTGCGCCGGGCCCACCGCGCGGGCAAGTTCGTGCACGTGTGGACCGTCGACGAGCCCGCCGAGATGCACCGCCTCGCCGACCTGGGCGTCGACGGGATCATGACCGACCGCACCGACCTGCTCAGGCAGGTGCTGCAGGAGCGCGGCCAGTGGAAGGAGCACGCATGAGCGAGGAGATCGTGGCCACCCGGCGTGACCGGGGACGCGTCGTCGCCTGGGGACTGTGGGACTGGGGCTCCGCGGCGTTCAACGCCGTGATCGTCACCTTCATCTTCTCGGTCTACCTGGTCGACGGCGTCGGCGACGACGTCCCCGGCCCCTTCCGGGCGGCCACCTGGCTCGGCCTGTCGAGCGCCGCCGGGGCCGTGCTGATCGCCGTGATCGCGCCCGCCCTCGGTCGCCGGACCGACGCTGGCGGCGCACGCAAGAAGAGCCTCTTCTGGCTCACCCTCGCGGTGGTCGTCATCACCGCGTCGCTGTTCTTCGTCGAGAACGACTGGCACTTCCTGTGGCTCGGCCTCACGCTCATGGCCGCCGGCTCGGTGATCTTCGAGCTCACCCAGGTCCCCTACTTCGCGATGATGCGCCAGGTGTCCACACCGGACGACGTCGGGCGGGTCTCCGGCTTCGGCTGGGCCATGGGGTACTTCGGCGGCATCGTCCTGCTGCTGATCTGCTACTTCGGCTTCGTCACCGGCGACGGCGACACCCGCGGCCTCTTCGGCGTCTCGTCGGAGAACGGGCTGAACATCCGGGTCATCGCCCTCGTCGCGGCCGTGTGGTTCCTGGTCTTCGCCATCCCGCTGTTCCTGAAGGTCCCCGAGCTGCCCGCCACTGCCAACCCCGACTCCCCCAGGGCCGGCATCCTCGACTCCTACCGCGGCGTCTGGAACGACGTCACCACGATGTGGCGCGAGGACCGCGACACGCTGAGGTTCCTCATCGCCAGCGCCTTCTTCCGCGACGGCCTCGCCGGCGTGTTCGCCTACGGGGCCGTGCTGGCGGTCTCGGTGTACGAGATCACGAAGGACGACGTGATCCTGTTCGGCATCGCGGCGAACGTCATCTCCGCCGCCGGCGCCCTCCTCGCGGGCCGCTACGACGACCGGATCGGCCCACGCGCCGTGATCGTGTTCTCCCTCGCCTCGATGCTCGTGTGCGGCGTCATCCTGCTGTTCGTCGAGGGTCCCCGCATGTTCTGGATCTTCGGCCTGGGCCTGTGCCTGTTCGTCGGCCCGGCGCAGTCGGCGTCGCGCACCTACCTGACCCGCATCACCGAGCCGGGGCGCGAGGGCCAGAACTTCGGCCTGTACGCCATGACCGGCCGTGCGGTCTCGTTCATGGCGCCGCTGCTGTTCGCGCTGACCATCTGGGCCGGCAACCTGCTGCTGGACACCTCGACGGACCGCTGGGGCATCGTCGGGATCATGATCGTGCTCGCCGCCGGTCTCGCCCTGCTGCTGCGCGTCCCGGCGCACATCGAGGACCGTGCCCGGAGTCTCACCCGCTAAGGCCGAAACCTCGCTCTCAGGGGAATCTCACGGATCTGGCGTACGTTGGAATGGACGGACACCACCTGAAGGGGGACCGACCATGGCAGAACGAGCCCTGCGCGGAGCGCGGCTGGGAGCCCAGAGCTTCGAGGACGAGCGCGGAGTCGAGATGGCACCGCGTCAGCAGATCGAATTCGTGTGCGCCGACGGCCACACGTTCACGGTGACGATGTCGGAAGAGGCCGAGGTTCCGGCCGAGTGGGAAGACCCGAAGACCGGCCAGATGGGACGTCGCGTCGGCGGCGCCGAGCCGGACCGCAAGGAGGAGAAGCCCGTGCGCACGCACTGGGACATGCTTCTTGAGCGGCGTTCGGAGGAAGAGCTGGAGGAGATCCTCACCGAGCGGCTGGAGATGCTGCGCGGTGGCGAGATCGGCCCCCCGCACCTGCACCGCAAGAGCAAGTCGCGGAAGAAGTCCGTCAGCGCCTGAACGGATTCATCCGCTGGAGGCCCCACACGGTGACCCGTGTGAGGGCCTCTTTCACGATGTCGAGGCTCATCTTCGACTGACCGTGCACCCGCTCGACGAACGTGATGGGCACCTCGGCGACCTGGAGCCCGGCGAGGCGGGTCTGGCGGGTCATGTCGATCTGGAAGCAGTAGCCCTGCGACTCCACGGCGTCGAGGTCGATCGCCTCCAGCGTCTCGCGGCGGAAGGCGCGGAAGCCGGCGGTGGCGTCCCTGACGCCCAGGTCGAGCATCAGCCGGGCGTAGAGCGACGCCCCGCGCGAGAGGGCCTCGCGACGCTTGGGCCAGTTCACGACCGAGCCGCCGGGCACCCAGCGCGAGCCGAGCGTGAGCGGCGCACCGGAGCGGGCCGAGTCGAGCAGCTTGCCGAGGTCCTCTGGGCGGTGGGAGCCGTCGGCGTCCATCTCGACCAGCACGTCGTAGTCGCGCGCGAGGCCCCACGCGAAGCCGGCGCGGTAGGCGGCGCCGAGGCCCTCCTTGCCCTGCCGGTGCAGGACGTGCACCCGGGGGTCGGCCTCGGCCAGCTTGTCGGCGATCTCGCCGGTGCCGTCGGGTGAGTTGTCGTCGGCGACCAGGATCTCGACCTCGGGCTGCTGCTCCAGGACACGGTCGGTGATCCAGCCGACGTTGTCCGCCTCGTTGTAGGTCGGGATGATGACCAGCGTCTTCACGGCCGCTCCGTTCGTAACTTCCATTTACCGAGGGCCCATCCTGCCACGGACATGACGTAGATCACCATGGTCAGTCCAGATCCCCAGCGCGTGGCGGGTGTCGTGCCGTGCGCGGCCTGCACCTCGGCGACGACGGTGGCGGGCTCCTTCACGGGTGCCTTGCCCTCCACGCGGCCATGTGGGTCGACGATCCCCGAGATGCCGTTGGTGGACGCGACGGTCACCCAGCGCCCCGTCTCGATCGCACGCAGACGCGAGATCGCCCACTGCTGCTGCGGCTGCACGCCCCGGCCGAAGTCCATGAAGCTCGCGTTGCTGGTCTGGACGGCCAGCACCTCGGCACCGAGGTCGACGGCGCCGTGCACCGCCCCGTCGTACGCGATGTCCCAGCAGATCGTCAGGCCGATCGTGAGGCCGTCGAGCGTCATGGCGCCCGCCTCGTCGCCGGCCACGATGTCGCGCGGGATGTCGCGGTCGAACCGCGGCACGAGTGAGCCCAGCTGGGCGCGGAACGGCACGTACTCGCCGTACGGCACGGGGTACTGCTTGAGGTACAGGTCGTCCCTCGGGCCGTTCTCGTCGACCAGGACCGACGCGTTGTAGGCGGTGTCGTCGGTGGGCCCGTCGAGGATCGCGCCCACCAGGATCGGCGCGCCGAGCCGCCGCGACAGCGCGGTGACCTCGTCGCGGGCGTACTCGTTGGTGCGGACGTCGAGGTCGGACCCGTTCTCCGGCCAGATGACCACGTCGACCGGCTGGTCGATCCGCTCGGTCTCGGCCACGTGCAGGCGGAAGATCGCCGCTCGGGGCCACTGCAGGAACGGACCCGGGGTGTTGCCCTGGACGACCGCCACGGTCTTGGTCTCTCCGCCGTCGGCGATGCCGACGGGCAGCACCGCGCCGATGGCCGGGATCGCGATGGCAGCCACCAGCAGCAGGATGCGGCGCTCGGTGACCACGACCACGAGCAGCCCGGCCAGCAGGGCCATCAGCCACGACGTCGCGGGCAGGGCTACCAGCCGCACCCAGCCCTCGAGCGGCGTGTCGATGGCGGTGTGCGCGAGGCGTCCCCACGGGAACCCGCTCAGCGGGAACGCGCCGCGGACCTGCTCGCCCGCGGTCCACACCGCCGCCGTCCACACGGGCCACCAGGGCGCCCAGACGGCCGCGCGCAGCGCCCACGTGATCAGCGCCAGGAAGAGCGCCTCGATCGCGACGAGGGTCACCCACGCCCACGGGTCGACGGCGTTCATCCACCAGATCAACGGACCCATGAACGCCAGGCCGAACACGAAGCCGACCGCCAGGACTCGGCGCACCGACTCGTCGCGCAGGGTGCGCACGACGTACAGGTATCCGGCGACGGTGACCACCATCAGGCCCGGGATCGCGAGCGGCTCGAAGGCCGCCGCCGACGCGGCGCCGAGGAGGGCCGCCGCGAGGAGCTGTCTCACAGTCGGACGAGATCGCGCGGGGTGTCGTTGAGGACCTCGATGCCGTCCTCGGTGCAGACCACGATGTCCTCGATGCGGGCACCCCACTGGCCCTCGACGTAGATCCCCGGCTCGATGGAGAACGCCATCCCGGGCTCGAGCTCGAGGGTGTTCCCCTCGACGATGTAGGGCTCCTCGTGCGTCTCCTGGCCGATGCCGTGGCCCGTGCGGTGGATGAACAGGTGGCCGTAGCCCGCGTCCGCGATGACCTGGCGGCCTACGGCGTCGACGGACTCGGCGGTGACGCCGGGACGCGCGTACTCGCGCTGGACCTGCTGGGCGCGCTGGAGCACCTCGAGCATCGCGATGTAGCCCGGGTCGGGCTCGCCCCCGGCGACGTAGTTGCGGGTGGAGTCCGAGCAGTACCCGGCCGCGGTGGTGCCGCCGATGTCGACCACCACCGGCTCGCCGGCACCGATGACGCGGTCGGAGACCTCGTGATGGGGGGACGCGCCGTTCGGGCCCGAGCCCACGATCACGAAGTCGACCTGCTCGTGACCCTCCTCGACGATGGCGCGTGCGATGTCGGCACCGACCTCGCGCTCAGT
This genomic interval from Aeromicrobium choanae contains the following:
- a CDS encoding alpha-ketoglutarate-dependent dioxygenase AlkB; the encoded protein is MWFQGSLLDGDAGVRVGALDRVQRHPLSEGAWVDTLPGWVSGSDELFETLRTEVPWREERREMYERVVDVPRLLCFYGPRRPLPHPALEEARDALSAHYADELGEPFVTAGLCFYRDGNDSVAWHGDRIGRSRTEDTMVAILSLGAERKLSLRPAGGGPQTGFSLGHGDLSVMGGSCQRTWEHAILKTARAVGPRISVQFRVAGVL
- a CDS encoding RNA polymerase-binding protein RbpA, giving the protein MAERALRGARLGAQSFEDERGVEMAPRQQIEFVCADGHTFTVTMSEEAEVPAEWEDPKTGQMGRRVGGAEPDRKEEKPVRTHWDMLLERRSEEELEEILTERLEMLRGGEIGPPHLHRKSKSRKKSVSA
- a CDS encoding DoxX family protein; the protein is MKTIGRILLGGMLAFAGVGHLTFARDEFDAQVPNSIPFDEEVVVVVSGVVEIALGAALMAVPRHRRLIGLVAAAFFVAVFPGNVSQYLNGVDAFGLDSDRARLVRLFFQPVLVVWALWSTDALELVRERRRRGTAR
- a CDS encoding glycerophosphodiester phosphodiesterase family protein; translation: MRTPPYLEPAPPIAFAHRGGATVEENLGIENSLAAFTHAYDLGYRYMETDVRCSRDGVVYACHDAKLDRLLGRDTAIAELTSAEIDEALLGDREPIVRLQTLVEALPEARWNIDVKADDAVDATTDLVERLDILDRICLASFSHARLVRMRARLPRVVTSASSREVAQMVLTGRVPAAPLIFQVPVRHGRARVMTPRFLRRAHRAGKFVHVWTVDEPAEMHRLADLGVDGIMTDRTDLLRQVLQERGQWKEHA
- a CDS encoding UDP-N-acetylglucosamine 1-carboxyvinyltransferase; the encoded protein is MTQSDSYLARIGTLIRDARQHSGLTQAQLATELKTSQSAINRIEKGQQNLTLDTLARIGSALDSELVSVAPVAGPSHLRVKGGTTLSGSIDVKSSKNAGVALLCAALLNTGTTVLRKVARIEEVNRLLEVLESIGVRTTWLNEQNDLQLVVPERLDLARMDADAARRTRSIIMFLGPLMHRVDEFELPYAGGCDLGTRTVEPHMTALRPFGLKVLATEGSYHASAARGVSPERPIVLTERGDTVTENALLAAARNEGTTVIRNASPNYMVQDLCFFLEKLGVQIEGIGTTTLRVTGKRDIRGDVEYAPSEDPIEAMSLITAAIVTGSEITVRRVPIEFMEIELALLEEMGFAYDRSEEYLAENGQTRLVDITTYPSTLRAPIDKIHPMPFPGLNIDNLPFFAVIAATAEGQTMLHDWVYENRAIYLTELNKLGGKVKLLDPHRVLIDGPTHWSGAELVCPPALRPAVVILIAMLAAKGTSVLRSVYVINRGYEDLALRLNALGAEIETFRDI
- the lnt gene encoding apolipoprotein N-acyltransferase is translated as MRQLLAAALLGAASAAAFEPLAIPGLMVVTVAGYLYVVRTLRDESVRRVLAVGFVFGLAFMGPLIWWMNAVDPWAWVTLVAIEALFLALITWALRAAVWAPWWPVWTAAVWTAGEQVRGAFPLSGFPWGRLAHTAIDTPLEGWVRLVALPATSWLMALLAGLLVVVVTERRILLLVAAIAIPAIGAVLPVGIADGGETKTVAVVQGNTPGPFLQWPRAAIFRLHVAETERIDQPVDVVIWPENGSDLDVRTNEYARDEVTALSRRLGAPILVGAILDGPTDDTAYNASVLVDENGPRDDLYLKQYPVPYGEYVPFRAQLGSLVPRFDRDIPRDIVAGDEAGAMTLDGLTIGLTICWDIAYDGAVHGAVDLGAEVLAVQTSNASFMDFGRGVQPQQQWAISRLRAIETGRWVTVASTNGISGIVDPHGRVEGKAPVKEPATVVAEVQAAHGTTPATRWGSGLTMVIYVMSVAGWALGKWKLRTERP
- a CDS encoding polyprenol monophosphomannose synthase; amino-acid sequence: MEVTNGAAVKTLVIIPTYNEADNVGWITDRVLEQQPEVEILVADDNSPDGTGEIADKLAEADPRVHVLHRQGKEGLGAAYRAGFAWGLARDYDVLVEMDADGSHRPEDLGKLLDSARSGAPLTLGSRWVPGGSVVNWPKRREALSRGASLYARLMLDLGVRDATAGFRAFRRETLEAIDLDAVESQGYCFQIDMTRQTRLAGLQVAEVPITFVERVHGQSKMSLDIVKEALTRVTVWGLQRMNPFRR
- a CDS encoding MFS transporter, whose amino-acid sequence is MSEEIVATRRDRGRVVAWGLWDWGSAAFNAVIVTFIFSVYLVDGVGDDVPGPFRAATWLGLSSAAGAVLIAVIAPALGRRTDAGGARKKSLFWLTLAVVVITASLFFVENDWHFLWLGLTLMAAGSVIFELTQVPYFAMMRQVSTPDDVGRVSGFGWAMGYFGGIVLLLICYFGFVTGDGDTRGLFGVSSENGLNIRVIALVAAVWFLVFAIPLFLKVPELPATANPDSPRAGILDSYRGVWNDVTTMWREDRDTLRFLIASAFFRDGLAGVFAYGAVLAVSVYEITKDDVILFGIAANVISAAGALLAGRYDDRIGPRAVIVFSLASMLVCGVILLFVEGPRMFWIFGLGLCLFVGPAQSASRTYLTRITEPGREGQNFGLYAMTGRAVSFMAPLLFALTIWAGNLLLDTSTDRWGIVGIMIVLAAGLALLLRVPAHIEDRARSLTR
- a CDS encoding MBL fold metallo-hydrolase; the protein is MDVTRFGHAAVLVEAAGSRTLIDPGAFSLPATFALTDLDAVVVTHQHADHVDRDRIGDLVAANPRARLLAEPETAAELDGFEPTGAGASFEVGGVTLTGVGSRHAEILPSLPRVGNVGVLVTADGEPTLFHPGDTYEYRPSGVDVLALPLSAPWAKVSETVEFLRAVAPRTAFPIHDCTISEIAYAIYWTHVESHGGVDDLQRLAQDGSLAH
- a CDS encoding M24 family metallopeptidase, yielding MTERLDRARLLAGQQGIDALLVTPGADLRYLTGYAAKPLERLTCLVVTQLGSHLVVPGLERAAAEAAGVTMPIVTWSETEDPYALVAELLGSPDVVAVDDQMWASRVFALQEALPESGFVLGGELVSALRTVKEPAEVDALRDAGAAIDRVHARMGEWLRPGRTEREVGADIARAIVEEGHEQVDFVIVGSGPNGASPHHEVSDRVIGAGEPVVVDIGGTTAAGYCSDSTRNYVAGGEPDPGYIAMLEVLQRAQQVQREYARPGVTAESVDAVGRQVIADAGYGHLFIHRTGHGIGQETHEEPYIVEGNTLELEPGMAFSIEPGIYVEGQWGARIEDIVVCTEDGIEVLNDTPRDLVRL
- a CDS encoding phosphoribosyltransferase; this translates as MDDREILTWHTYGTAVRELAQAVADSGFAPDIVLGIARGGLIPAGSVAYALDCKNLFTMNVEFYTGVGTTRDEPTLLPPFLDLAELNDLSVLVVDDVADSGKTLELVARVCSEHAGEVRSAVIYEKPRTILAPDYAWRRTDKWINFPWSSEPVIISRTGVLDA
- a CDS encoding serine hydrolase domain-containing protein; the protein is MSTDRVAATMRDVATRMAVPGLTWATVAGPRQTVQIGSAGPLGHDTVFRIASITKPIVAVLALRLVDDRVFALDDPIDAWLPEFADRRVLRERGGSLSDTVPASRPTTVHDVLAMGSGLGWDMKAAPDDPLAREFDARELGSGWEPPVVRPDRWAQLAGSLPMAHQPGEGWMYQYSYDVLTVLIERATRRRLDLLLRDKVFAPLDMDDTGYAVDMKDVDRVPSAWFPNRRGDFVEVAPTGDPRLMNVPVFRSGATGLLSTAGDLAKFVQMLLREGRGPRGRVISRASFAALTTDSVAQPANSMAREFLEPNLSWGLGVGLDLDARYPGSHPGRFGWDGGTGTSLWVDPVSGVGGVLLTRQGMGTPEPPEYLEAFWGAVHA